ttttttatataccttagttaaatagattaatattatattaatttatttactattaaattaatctacgattttatatatttacgtcccttaatagtctaggttaatatttatttatttataagagattaggattttattttaaatcgggtttcgttctctctttttttaccctaactcgctaagggtcgtactttagcttatacccgtattagtagttattagcgtatttaaccttaataaggatatatttaatctacgCACTAGCcgtaataaatctatacttttactacttaacgaatttattagggtctaggagattcccgcttcttcttactattttattactactcttatttttactatttttaataattattactacctttttaaattactagttattatacttattaagatccttttttttatttaatttaaaaaggtaggttttaataggTCCTTTTTtcaataatagtagtaaacgtttatattactataagaaaatataataattaatcttaggatctttattagttattaatttttattattttatatatttctaacttcctaagcctcgtactctttataatctctaaatagcctctttccttaacttattttttttaaagtagtattttataggaatagttaaaaataaacgccgggtagtttataaaagagctaaataggctattaagtatagttaataaagttaagctctcttttttataaaactataagctttaaagacttattaaactttattattcgtacttaataaggctaaatactttagaaaTCTTTTTTCTTATGGcttcttagtaccctattttatactttttaagtagttttttttataatttaattacggttaagtaattatcgctttttagcgatcccttttattacttaattaactttttaaacttagtaattatatactaagagctaatataaaaaaagctttttagtagccctctaaaggattctttttttttccccttagaGCCGTAttttcttagcttttttttaagctaataataattataataagaggttataaaattattctagggtagccgccttttttttaagttaatttctaatatttataatactcttaacttaatattattaagacttataaatcccctcttctcttattaaaccgtcccttatattatattcttaaataatacttagagagtagttaagggagctataaggaggtcgtttagattataagcttaaagttatatttataaaatcttaataataatagacttttctatatattataaatctcttagcttaataactcttatataagtttttattatactaattaaaaatatttacgtttaaaaatcctttttcttaattatatagtactcttttatattatattattaagcttactcgttatattaattgattaaataagtagttactatataggtatttctttttactaatttaactaattaatttctaatcgtaagccggctataaaaaagttatttaataaaaaagctatttaaagcgatagtaaaaatctagttacttaagcggttttattaattaacgtagtttaacgtagtaaacgttaacctttcgtaagtaataaagggctataattacttaatttcgtgcagtatttaaaaattacctccttttttatttacttttataaggttaattagtataaattttttattttatatagtattaagaagtcgtctcttttatataacgagataccttactaatttataatagtaaaatttaattactaattagtattagtatccttattatagggtagttagttcgaactgtgggttaataaagagattaattaaactatataaatatctgcgtagtagttgtaaaaaggaggttctaactgtaggttgggctggctatgataatcggaaatagggcccctaattagcccctgcgcagtcggctgtatgccgcggtcgaattggacttccaatccgacaagaACCTTGTCTTCCAATGTCAAGCTAGAGACGGTACGAATGGCGCCGACAGCCTCGGATGCAAAACGAGCGCTTTCCAGGTACGTCTGGGTCAGGCGGTCCTCGTTGGCCATTTCGAGTCGCAGGCGGAAGAAACCGGCACCGAAAAGTGTCGGCATGCCGCCTGCAATGACGACCAGACCCAGACGCCATCCCATGGCGACTGCCAGAACAAAACACGAGACTATGTCAACAAATATGACGATAATAAGAGCGAGGTTGGTGGACAGCAAGTTTTGAAGCCGCTGAGGATGCAGGGAGAGTCGGCTAGTCATCTCGGACGCACCGTGGCCCGCGGTGTCAAAGAAAGAAACATCCTGCCGCAACATTGCGTCGAAATATCCCCGGCGGTAGAAGCGCGTGGTGTGGAACGATGCTATAGTCCAGAAGAACCCGACGCCAAGGTAGCACACAAAGACACCTAGGCTGAAAACGAAGTACATCAATGCCCAAAAGTTACCGCGCTCTACCAAGTAGTTGCCGGGAAGAAGCTGCAAAGTCGGGAGACTGGATCCGAAAAGGACTGCCTGCGCGGGGAATAGGCCACCACCAGCTGCCGAGGATAGGATGCCAAAGAGCCAGACTGGCCAGATGTGCCAGTGCTCCTTCCAGATGATAATTTTGAGGCACTCCGCGATGGAAAGCTTGCGAGAAACATCTGCGTCTTCGTCCTTGGTTTCGTGTTCAATCTCGACTGGTTCTGCGGCAGAATAAGATTGCCTGCTTGCAGACTTCGACAAGACCACCGGTTTGTCATCTGCACTGTCGACTGAGCTATCTTCCCGGTATGGAACTTCCGAGGGCTCGTATGTCTCTATACCCGCTTGTGCAGCTGCCGCCTCGCCTGTATGGAGTGTCTGAGCATTGACAAGCTCGTGGTACGCCCCCCTTAGATCAAGTAGCTGCTGATGGGTACCCTGCTCAACAACCTCGCCCCGGCTCAGTACAACGATCTTGTCGGCCTTCTGGACCGTTGAAAGTTTGTGCGCAATCATGATTGTAGCCCGCTGCTTAGAGACATTGTCAAGAGAAGCTTGTACTTTTCTCTCTGCCGTAGGATCCAGGGCTGATGTAGCTTCGTCGAGCAGGAGGATCTGCGGGTTGGAGATGACACTCCGGGCAATGGCAATACGCTGCTTTTGCCCTCCACTCAACAAAGCGCCGCGTTCTCCAACCTTGGTGTCATACTTTTGCGGCAGCTCCTGAATAAACTCGTCCGCAAACGCCTGGATGCACGCTTGTCGGACAAGTTCTCTCTTCTCGGGCTCGGGGAGATCGTTCTTGGGAGTTCCGTATAGTCCATGGACTACATTGTTGTAGATCGTGTCGCTGAAAAGGACTGGTTCTTGCTGAACAAGGCCGATCCTCCCACGCAACCATCGAAGGTCAAGGTCAGCAATGTCATGGCCGTCCAAGTGGATAGATCCGCTAGTTGGGTTGAACCACCGTTCGACCAGTGCAACAATCGTACTCTTTCCAGAACCAGACGCACCCACCAATGCCGTGACCTTTCCAGCCTCAAAGATTAGGCTGGCGTCACGCAAGACTTGAACAGAGGGCCTTGACGGATAGGCAAAGCTGATGTTGCGTAGCTCGACCAGGCCTTCACACTTGTCAGGCCGCTCACCGGTGTCGGCCAAGGGATCGATCTCGGACTTGTGATCAACCACCTCAAACATGCCCTGAGCGGCAGCTGAAGCCTTGGCAAAGTCACCGAACCCTGGGGCCACGTTGGAGGCAGCGTTTGTACCCAAAAGGACCGCGAGCAGCACTGAGATGATTTGCCCACCGCCCCCGATCTCGCCGCTGTTGAGCAGCTTTACACCATAGAACCAGGCAAGGGAGTACGCACAGTAGATCGTGAAGAACTCCACACTCCACTGGACGCCGATGACGGGACCCTTGCGGAAGCCAAGCTTCTGCGCCCCTGCCAGGTAGTCGTCGTACTTGCGGCTCAGCTTCGCACTGGCATTGTAAGCCGTCACGATGCGGGTTGAACCCAGAGCCTCCTCAACCAGGCCACCGGCGCGGTTATATATCTCTAGGATCTTTGCCTCAATCTTGGCGTCTGATGGTGAATTCTGATTAGCGCTGAGCAATCAATGCAGGAGGACAGCACACTTACCGAGGCCAAAAGTGATTTTGAACCCGATGAAGAGAATGGGCAGCGAAGTAGCCGTGACAAGGGTAAGCTTCCACTGCCGCGTGAAGGCTACTACAAAAGCGGCAACGAACATGGACATGTTCTGGATTAGGCTGCCGACCTTCTCGGTGCTGCCGTTTTCCACCATGTCAGCGCTGTTTGAGATGGTGGACGCGACGGTGCCAGGCGCACAGGAGTCGATGAAGGAAACATCCTGTCGGATCATCGACCGGATGAAGTCGACGCGAAACGCCCTAGTCACACGAATGCCCACAAGACCGAAGCACGTGGAGTGCACGTAGACGAGAAAGAAGCGGCCGATGAAGAGATAGAGCAGCCAAAGGGCGTTCTTGGACATGTTGCGGTAGAGGTCCTGTCCCGAAATACTGCCATTTTCATAATCATTGAACTGATTCACAGAGGAGCCAAACACCACTGTCATCAGTGGAGGTAGGATACCGGAGGCGATAGCAGCAATTAGGCCGATGAGCCGGAGGGCGTGATCCAGCGATGTAGAGTAAGACCAGTGCACGCGGAAGAAGAAGTGGAGCGACCCGGGCTTCTTCCCTTTACTGTCTTTTGCTTTGCCATCGTGAATTTGGTCCTTGTCGCTTATCCCGTTGTCGACTTGGCCTAGTTCGCTGTTTCTGGAGTTGACGGCGGTGTCTGTCTTGGCGAGCGTGGCAGGGGGGGCCGACTTGTCTTCGAGGTCTGCCATCTAGGACGTTGACGTTCGCGCAAGTGCTTGCGACCGTTCTCGCCAAGATTTCCTGTGAACAAGATAGAGGACTTTTGCCGAATAAGGTTGGTCGGTAGAAGCCCAGTTGTTAGAAAAGAAATCCAACCACGGCCGTAGAGAAAACAGGTGGGAAAGGGAGTTGCGTGACGCCTATCGGAAAAGGGTTTTGTGGACAACTGAAAGGCGCCCAGACAGCCTAGATAAGAAGAGTTGGACGAAATGCATCACTGTAGCATGTGTAACGGCACAGTATCTTCGCTTACGATACATAAAGATGATTCATGTTCATACAGGAGACGACATCGCGAATGCGGAAGGTCATTTCGTATCCAGATGATGCAAACTTGTGGGTCTTTTGCAGCATGTAGGGGTCCTGGAGTCTAGATCAAGTCCAATCTTTGAGCATCACGTTTTATTAGCTCGGTAAAGGCTTGATCTACGGTTGGTGCTTATCTTGTTGGTTGTGTACTTGGCCCGTTGTCCGCACTGTGTTCGCCATAAACGGTGGTTCACTGTAACAGACACTCCGGGGTTGGAATATAATGTGTGTATGGGAGCTGACTTGGGACACGTGTACTCCGTATTCGTAGTCTAGACTCTAGAGTCTAGAACGCCGGGGGGTTGTCCATTGTGGGTCGTCCCGTAGGTATCGTCTGCCAGGACAGGGGAAGGGCAGCAAGGGGGAGAGGTGCCGCGGTGCCGCGGTGAGAATTACATGTAGACACACCCTCACATACTATACCGGTTAGGACCGTATTGTTAGCCTATACAGGGCTAGCGACAGCTCAAAGATGCACATGTACGGCGGGCCTAGATTCGATTGCTCGATTACAAGATGTGTGTGAAACCCTACAGGCTTACAATATGAGGGGGCGTACAGCTATCTGTCCCTCGACAGGCGACATCGCAGTGTTCCAGCCATCGGTAAGGTATGTCGGTGTTGTGACCGCAGTTACAATGCATGAAGGAACCTTTGTATGCAGGGACCGTTATTTCCACGCGGGAGGGGGTGAATCCTCTTAGCCGCGACATGGTATGCAGGGACTTCCGACACGGGCAGGCATCTCACTTTCCGAGTATCTACATCAGCCATGCCTGATTCTGCTCCCACAAGTATCACTACCGGACAGATACTTCAGATGTAGGCAAGCAAGAAAGCCTATTTTCAGGCCCAGATCCCGTCCGCTTCATTGATATGCTTCGGAAATAGCCTGGACCTAAAGACAGATGGAGATACAGCGGCTAAAGCCTCGCGATGCAAGGATGAGGTCGCATGCTCTTCTACACGTGTACATGTGCGGAAAGTTGTATGCAGGGTCTACGGTTTCGGCCCAAAAGCTCACTTCCCCGGCTTACACGCATCGAGAAGGATGGTGGGCAAGATATCATAGGCGCAAGGCATCTGGAAGCGCGGCCTCTAAGCCATCCTGTTGCAAACGAGGAAGCGGACATTGTGAGATGGCGGGCGGAATCGGGTTTTCACGGATCTTGTAACGTAAATGGTTGTTCCTCCAATCATTTCCTCTCCTGTCTGGCAAGCTTTCGGGAAAACGGCCTTTCGCGTGAATGCCTTCAGACCCATTATCGGAGGCAGACAAAAATAATGGTAACGCCATGCTAAGTTATCCAATGAGAAGAACAGGATACGTGGAGAAGGATGAAGCCAAGCTTCACCCCGGAACATGATTTAACAGATGGAAGAGAGGGGTAAGCCTCGGTATTGCAGTATGCTCGGAAACGAAGTCCTACGCTAGATGAGAGTGACTGGGTGCCGAGCAACAGGTGTACTGGGGGATCGTGTGATGGGAAACAGCAAGCCGGGAATGACAACGAACACTGTGAAGCGTGGTCATTCGAACCTGATTGGCGAGCATAGTGGTAGGTTTACGGGGTTTACCTCGACGCCGAGATTTGGCTCATATGTAGCTAAGTGCCTAGCAATAAAACCAGTCGTTGGCCCTGAAGAATTGGTTTCTTTCATGAATTCTTTCTTTCTTATGTTCATACAGAAATTTCTTTTGACCCACTGCCTTCCTCGAAATGTCCAACATAGAGGTTTTGATCAACACTCTGGCCACTGATGCTGCTGTCATCGAGGAGCCTAACGGCACAGTTTCCTCGGTGGCAGGCATCTTCCCAAAGGCAGATTTTCTTTGGTCATTGATCAATTTAGGCGAGACTAATTGTGGCGACTTGGCTCGTCGCCTGTTTTTTATTTGGACAGGCTACGTTGTTGTACGATGTATTTACAACCTCTACTTCCATCCTCTTTCTAAGATCCCCGGTCCATGGCTAGCTGCTATGACGCCGCTCTGCGACTTTTGGTACGATGCCGTAAAGAACGGCAACTACCTTTGGGAGATCCAGAAGATGCATGAGAAATACGGTAAGACCGATCCATTTCACTACTCTTACCAGCAGACGTCATCGGGCGGTCTCTTGCACAGATTGCTGATTGTTATTGATATAGGCCCAATTGTTCGCATCAACCCCAACGAAGTTCACATTGATGACCCAGAATACTATCAAAACGTTTATGTCGGCGGCACTCATCGCATCAACAAGGACTCGTCTACCGTAGCCGGTTTTGGTGTCCCTGTATCCGTAGCAGCCACCGTGAACCACGCCCAGCACCGTTCACGCCGCGGCTATATGAACCCCTACTTCGCAAAGCGGTCCATCGTTTCTATGGAGCCCCAGATTCATGAACGTATCACGGCCATGCTCAACCGCCTCGATGGTGCTCGCAAGGACGGCACCAAAATCTCGCTGGACCTCGCGTTTTCCGCCATGACGGCAGACATTATCACCCAACGCTTCTTTGGCTACCACTACGACTACCTCAGCATCCCCAGCCTGGTTTCGCCCATTCGTGAGGCCTTCAAGGGTGTTTCGGAAATCTTTCACTGGACTCGCTTCGTGCCGTGGGCCATTAGATACCTCAAGAAGCTGCCCATCCCAGTTATCCGTCTCATTCTACCACCCGTCGCGGAACTCCTGGTTCTACAAGAAGACATTAAAATCAACATCAAGAACAAGCTCGCTAGCGAGAACAATAGTCCTCAGTCCAAGTCAATCATAATTGAGGCCCTCGGCGACTCGCACGTCCCTGCACAGGAACGCACCATGGAGCGTCTTGTAGATGAAGGGCAGGTCATTATATTCGCTGGAACAGAGACATCATCAAGATCGCTTGCTGTGGGCATGTTTTACCTGCTCGCCAACAAATCTCTTGTCAACAGAGCCCTCGCTGAGCTCTCCAGAGTGGACCACATTCCCGACGAAGAGCTCACAATGAAGGATCTCGAGACACTGCCCTTCATGGTACATTTACTTCCCTGTTCACTGATGGCGCACGCAGCCGAAGAATTTCCGTCAACTAACCGAAGTCTTAGACTGGCATTGTGAAAGAAGCTATCCGCCTCTCTTACGGACCCATCACCCGTCTTCCAAGGGTCTTCACCCACGAGACGCTACAGTACAAGGACCATGCCATTCCTCCTGGTGTAAGTGCTTATATTACCTTTCTGGGCTTGCGAGCACATTTTCTAAGATGAATTACAGACGCCTGTAAGTCAGTCGACGTATTTTGTGCACACTAATCCCAAGTGCTTCGTGGACCCCTTCACCTTCAACCCAGACCGCTGGGTAGAGGCAGCCAAGGCAGGGTTTCCTCTGGAGAGGTACCTCACGAGTTTCACCAAGGGGTCCCGTCAGTGCCTCGGCATCGGGTTAGTAAAAGCATCCATTAATCCTGTCTTCCGTCGCATAATTCTAATGACCACCGATATCCAGCTTAGCTCACGCCGAGCTATATCTGACATTTACCCGCGTTCTTCGTAACTTCGATATGGATTTGGTGAACACTTCGATTGCAGACGTTCAGGTCCATAACGTCTTGATCATTGGGCAACCCAAGCTCGAGAAGGATAAGGGCGAAGGACAGGGTGAAGTCGAGGTGATGGTTACACGCAAGCTAAGGCCCTAAGATAATGTTGGTTCCGCGGAGGTGTGGATGTCTGATCTTTCCAAACGATGTTTGGGACACTCCCTGAGGACCAGGAAAACTGGCAGAAGCTCTGATATGACAACGCAGAAACTGTACAGCGTTTTTGATTTTTTAGATTGCTGTCTCAATTTAGTTGTCCCGGTCGCTTTCTTTCGTCGATATTGTTTCCTCGTGCTCCTAGGCTTGCAAAGTAGGTTCGAGGTGGATTGAACTTCCAATAAGTTGTAATTTGATGATATATTGCTGAACATGACTCGCCGTCAGAGTATTTGACCGAATGAATAATAGTAAATTGAGCTTAAACTGCaataaagagggaaaacCAAACTTGTGGTGATACTCCAAGCATAGAGTCCCCAAAAGCCGTACGCGAGTAGCTTAAACTTACACAAGACCACCAAGGAAATTTTCAGGGTCAACCTCTGTGAGAAAACAATACCATATATGTGACAGCTAATGAGACCCAAGTACATTCGCTCGGAATTTTGTCGCGAAACGGAAGTATGTTAATACGAAAGTTCAATTATCAAGACTCCGCCTATCCTAAATacaaaaatttataaagcccCAGATCAGGTAACCATGATCCCCATGGGAATGACTAATTATACTCCTGCGGCCAAAACTTCTTTGCCCACTTTGATACAGCACCCACAGTGTTGCTGGCATTGATAGACGTCTTCGGAACTAGTGGTGTCGCGACTTGGACTACCTCCTCAACGCTATGATCCTCAACAAGGTCAGCAACAGGAGGATAAGCCCACTCCTTGGGGTCAACAGCCCCAACGAGGTCACCGGCAGCCTGGTACCGACGGAACTCCTTCGCCGTGGCAG
The Colletotrichum lupini chromosome 6, complete sequence DNA segment above includes these coding regions:
- a CDS encoding multidrug resistance protein 3 produces the protein MADLEDKSAPPATLAKTDTAVNSRNSELGQVDNGISDKDQIHDGKAKDSKGKKPGSLHFFFRVHWSYSTSLDHALRLIGLIAAIASGILPPLMTVVFGSSVNQFNDYENGSISGQDLYRNMSKNALWLLYLFIGRFFLVYVHSTCFGLVGIRVTRAFRVDFIRSMIRQDVSFIDSCAPGTVASTISNSADMVENGSTEKVGSLIQNMSMFVAAFVVAFTRQWKLTLVTATSLPILFIGFKITFGLDAKIEAKILEIYNRAGGLVEEALGSTRIVTAYNASAKLSRKYDDYLAGAQKLGFRKGPVIGVQWSVEFFTIYCAYSLAWFYGVKLLNSGEIGGGGQIISVLLAVLLGTNAASNVAPGFGDFAKASAAAQGMFEVVDHKSEIDPLADTGERPDKCEGLVELRNISFAYPSRPSVQVLRDASLIFEAGKVTALVGASGSGKSTIVALVERWFNPTSGSIHLDGHDIADLDLRWLRGRIGLVQQEPVLFSDTIYNNVVHGLYGTPKNDLPEPEKRELVRQACIQAFADEFIQELPQKYDTKVGERGALLSGGQKQRIAIARSVISNPQILLLDEATSALDPTAERKVQASLDNVSKQRATIMIAHKLSTVQKADKIVVLSRGEVVEQGTHQQLLDLRGAYHELVNAQTLHTGEAAAAQAGIETYEPSEVPYREDSSVDSADDKPVVLSKSASRQSYSAAEPVEIEHETKDEDADVSRKLSIAECLKIIIWKEHWHIWPVWLFGILSSAAGGGLFPAQAVLFGSSLPTLQLLPGNYLVERGNFWALMYFVFSLGVFVCYLGVGFFWTIASFHTTRFYRRGYFDAMLRQDVSFFDTAGHGASEMTSRLSLHPQRLQNLLSTNLALIIVIFVDIVSCFVLAVAMGWRLGLVVIAGGMPTLFGAGFFRLRLEMANEDRLTQTYLESARFASEAVGAIRTVSSLTLEDKVLVGLEVQFDRGIQPTAQGLIRGPISDYHSQPNLQLEPPFYNYYADIYIV
- a CDS encoding trichodiene oxygenase, which translates into the protein MSNIEVLINTLATDAAVIEEPNGTVSSVAGIFPKADFLWSLINLGETNCGDLARRLFFIWTGYVVVRCIYNLYFHPLSKIPGPWLAAMTPLCDFWYDAVKNGNYLWEIQKMHEKYGKTDPFHYSYQQTSSGGLLHRLLIVIDIGPIVRINPNEVHIDDPEYYQNVYVGGTHRINKDSSTVAGFGVPVSVAATVNHAQHRSRRGYMNPYFAKRSIVSMEPQIHERITAMLNRLDGARKDGTKISLDLAFSAMTADIITQRFFGYHYDYLSIPSLVSPIREAFKGVSEIFHWTRFVPWAIRYLKKLPIPVIRLILPPVAELLVLQEDIKINIKNKLASENNSPQSKSIIIEALGDSHVPAQERTMERLVDEGQVIIFAGTETSSRSLAVGMFYLLANKSLVNRALAELSRVDHIPDEELTMKDLETLPFMTGIVKEAIRLSYGPITRLPRVFTHETLQYKDHAIPPGTPVSQSTYFVHTNPKCFVDPFTFNPDRWVEAAKAGFPLERYLTSFTKGSRQCLGIGLAHAELYLTFTRVLRNFDMDLVNTSIADVQVHNVLIIGQPKLEKDKGEGQGEVEVMVTRKLRP